The proteins below are encoded in one region of Halichoerus grypus chromosome X, mHalGry1.hap1.1, whole genome shotgun sequence:
- the STK26 gene encoding serine/threonine-protein kinase 26 — protein MAHSPVAVQVPGMQNNIADPEELFTKLERIGKGSFGEVFKGIDNRTQQVVAIKIIDLEEAEDEIEDIQQEITVLSQCDSSYVTKYYGSYLKGSKLWIIMEYLGGGSALDLLRAGPFDEFQIATMLKEILKGLDYLHSEKKIHRDIKAANVLLSEQGDVKLADFGVAGQLTDTQIKRNTFVGTPFWMAPEVIQQSAYDSKADIWSLGITAIELAKGEPPNSDMHPMRVLFLIPKNNPPTLVGDFTKSFKEFIDACLNKDPSFRPTAKELLKHKFIVKNSKKTSYLTELIDRFKRWKAEGHSDDESDSEGSDSEPTSRENNTHPEWSFTTVRKKPDPKKLQNGAEQDLVQTLSCLSMIITPAFAELKQQDENNASRNQAIEELEKSIAVAEAACPGITDKMVKKLIEKFQKCSADESP, from the exons AATAACATAGCTGATCCAGAAGAACTGTTCACAAAATTAGAACGCATTGGGAAAGGCTCCTTTGGAGAAGTTTTCAAAGGAATTGATAACCGTACCCAGCAAGTGGTTGCTATTAAAATCATAGACCTCGAGGAAGCCGAAGATGAAATTGAAGACATTCAGCAAGAAATAACTGTTTTGAGTCAGTGTGACAGCTCATATGTAACAAAATACTATGGATCATATTTAAAG GGTTCAAAATTATGGATAATAATGGAATACCTGGGTGGTGGTTCAGCACTGGATctt CTTCGAGCTGGTCCATTTGATGAGTTCCAGATTGCTACCATGCTGAAGGAAATTTTGAAAGGTCTGGACTATCtgcattcagaaaagaaaattcaccGAGACATAAAAG ctGCCAACGTCTTGCTGTCGGAACAAGGAGATGTTAAACTGGCTGACTTTGGAGTTGCTGGCCAGCTGACAGATacacaaatcaaaagaaatacCTTTGTGGGAACACCATTTTGGATGGCTCCTGAAGTTATTCAACAGTCAGCTTATGACTCAAAA GCTGACATTTGGTCATTGGGAATCACTGCTATTGAGCTAGCCAAAGGAGAGCCACCTAACTCTGATATGCATCCGATGAGAGTTCTGTTTCTTATTCCAAAAAACAATCCTCCAACTCTTGTTGGAGACTTTACTAAGTCCTTTAAGGAGTTTATTGATGCTTGCCTGAACAAAGATCCGTCGTTT CGTCCTACAGctaaagaacttctgaaacacaaattcattgtaaaaaattcaaagaagacTTCTTATCTGACCGAACTGATAGATCGCTTTAAGAGATGGAAGGCAGAAGGGCACAGTGATGATGAATCTGATTCTGAGGGCTCTGATTC GGAACCCACCAGCAGAGAAAATAATACTCATCCTGAATGGAGCTTTACCACTGTGCGGAAGAAGCCTGATCCAAAGAAGCTACAGAATGGGGCT GAGCAAGATCTTGTGCAAACCCTGAGCTGTTTGTCTATGATAATCACACCTGCGTTTGCTGAA CTTAAACAGCAGGATGAGAATAACGCTAGCAGGAATCAGGCAATTGAAGAACTTGAGAAAAGTATTGCTGTGGCTGAAGCCGCCTGTCCTGGCATCACAGATAAAATGGTGaagaaattaattgaaaaatttcaaaa gtgTTCAGCAGATGAATCCCCCTAA